A region from the Desulfitobacterium dehalogenans ATCC 51507 genome encodes:
- a CDS encoding NADP-dependent isocitrate dehydrogenase, which yields MTKIQMNVPLVEMDGDEMTRIIWDYIKEILLHPYIELKTEYYDLGLQKRDETDDQITIDAALATKKYGVAVKCATITPNAQRVEEYNLKQMWKSPNGTIRALLDGTVFRAPVLVEGIKPLVTTWKKPITIARHAYGDIYRNVEYRVGGPGKAELVFSGEHGEESRQTIYDFEGKGILMGMHNLDHSIESFARACFNYALDVNQDLWFSTKDTISKQYDHTFKDIFQEIYDKEYKERFDEAQLEYFYTLIDDAVARVIRSEGGYIWACKNYDGDVMSDMVATAFGSLAMMTSVLVSPEGYFEYEAAHGTVTRHYYKHLQGEETSTNPIATIFAWTGALKKRGELDDLKDLVDFARQLEEASLKTIEAGIMTKDLALISELPNIKTVNTKSFLEEIKKTLDTIRS from the coding sequence ATGACTAAAATTCAAATGAATGTCCCCTTGGTGGAGATGGACGGAGATGAAATGACCCGGATTATCTGGGACTATATCAAGGAAATCCTGCTTCATCCCTACATTGAATTGAAGACTGAGTATTATGATCTGGGACTGCAGAAACGGGACGAAACCGATGACCAGATCACCATTGATGCAGCTTTGGCCACCAAGAAATATGGGGTAGCGGTTAAATGTGCTACGATTACACCCAATGCACAGCGGGTGGAAGAATACAATCTAAAGCAAATGTGGAAGAGTCCCAACGGAACCATCCGGGCCCTTCTCGATGGAACGGTCTTTCGTGCTCCCGTTCTTGTGGAAGGCATCAAGCCCTTAGTCACCACTTGGAAGAAACCCATTACCATCGCTCGTCATGCCTATGGAGATATCTATAGAAATGTGGAGTATCGGGTAGGTGGTCCAGGCAAGGCTGAGCTTGTTTTCTCAGGTGAACATGGGGAAGAATCGCGTCAGACCATCTATGACTTTGAAGGTAAGGGAATCCTGATGGGAATGCATAACCTTGATCATTCCATTGAGAGTTTTGCCCGGGCTTGTTTTAATTACGCACTGGATGTCAATCAGGATCTTTGGTTTTCTACCAAAGACACCATCTCCAAGCAATACGATCATACCTTTAAGGATATCTTCCAGGAAATCTATGACAAGGAATATAAGGAACGCTTTGACGAGGCTCAATTGGAATATTTCTACACCCTCATTGACGATGCCGTCGCCCGAGTCATCCGCTCAGAAGGCGGGTACATCTGGGCTTGTAAGAATTATGATGGGGATGTGATGTCGGACATGGTGGCCACGGCCTTTGGAAGTCTGGCCATGATGACCTCCGTCCTGGTTTCCCCGGAGGGATATTTCGAATATGAAGCGGCCCATGGTACCGTCACTCGTCACTATTACAAGCATCTCCAAGGGGAAGAGACATCAACGAATCCCATCGCCACTATTTTTGCCTGGACGGGCGCCCTTAAAAAGCGTGGAGAGTTGGATGATTTGAAGGATTTGGTTGATTTTGCCAGACAATTAGAGGAAGCCTCCTTAAAGACCATAGAAGCTGGAATTATGACCAAAGATCTGGCACTGATCTCTGAGTTGCCCAATATAAAAACTGTAAACACAAAAAGTTTCCTCGAAGAGATTAAGAAAACTCTTGATACTATCCGCTCATAG